A window of the Parabacteroides merdae ATCC 43184 genome harbors these coding sequences:
- a CDS encoding dipeptidase: MGKTWILMVTCAIMLSGMEAFACTGLLVGKKASVDGSVMISYAADSHTLYGELYRWPAATWPKGAMLDIIEWDTHKPLGQIPQVEQTYSVVGNMNEHQVAITESTFGGRPELVDTTGIMDYGSLIYVTLQRSKTAREAIRIMTDLVKDYGYYSSGETFSIADKNEAWVMEMIGKGPGNKGAVWVAIRIPDDCISAHANQSRIQQIPFDDKENCIYSPDVVSFAREKGYFSGRDKDFSFQKAYCPYDFSALRGCEARVWSFFRKYDKSMDQYMDLIKGDAMKKPMPLYVKPDRLLSVRDVQNGMRDHFEGTDLDMTKDAGAGPYKVPYRWRPMTFEVDGQEYTNERAIATQQTGFVIVPQMRNWLPDAVGGILWFGVDDADMAVFTPIYCSVTASPECYRVGNGDMMNFSWTSAFWIHNWVANMAYGKYSYMIQDIRLVQQELENSYQQTIPAVDKAASELYAKNPAEAVKFLTWFSSTTADQATARWKKLGEYLLVKYMDGNVKKEENGHFKQNGYGLSEYPDFPGYDEDYYRSIVKSAGDKLKVK; this comes from the coding sequence ATGGGAAAAACATGGATTTTGATGGTAACCTGTGCTATTATGCTTTCCGGAATGGAAGCCTTTGCATGTACAGGTCTACTGGTGGGAAAGAAAGCCTCGGTTGACGGCTCTGTTATGATCAGTTATGCGGCAGATTCGCATACGTTATATGGTGAACTGTATCGCTGGCCGGCTGCGACTTGGCCGAAAGGGGCGATGCTGGATATCATCGAGTGGGACACCCATAAACCGTTAGGACAGATTCCGCAGGTTGAACAGACCTATTCTGTAGTTGGTAATATGAATGAACATCAAGTTGCGATTACGGAAAGCACTTTCGGGGGGCGTCCCGAACTAGTTGACACGACCGGTATCATGGATTACGGCAGTCTGATTTATGTCACTTTGCAACGTTCCAAGACGGCGCGGGAGGCTATTCGGATTATGACTGACCTGGTGAAGGATTATGGCTACTATAGCAGTGGGGAAACGTTCTCTATTGCTGATAAGAACGAAGCTTGGGTGATGGAAATGATCGGTAAAGGTCCGGGTAATAAAGGAGCAGTCTGGGTTGCTATTCGCATTCCGGACGATTGTATTTCGGCTCATGCCAATCAATCTCGTATTCAGCAGATCCCGTTTGATGATAAGGAGAACTGCATTTATTCACCGGATGTTGTCTCTTTTGCTCGTGAAAAGGGATATTTCAGTGGCAGGGATAAGGATTTTAGTTTCCAGAAAGCCTATTGCCCGTATGATTTCAGTGCTCTGCGTGGTTGTGAAGCCCGTGTGTGGTCTTTCTTTCGCAAATATGATAAATCGATGGATCAATATATGGATCTGATTAAGGGTGATGCAATGAAGAAGCCTATGCCTTTGTATGTAAAGCCTGATCGTTTGTTATCCGTTCGGGATGTGCAGAACGGTATGCGCGACCATTTCGAAGGAACTGATTTAGATATGACGAAGGATGCCGGTGCAGGTCCTTACAAAGTTCCGTATCGTTGGCGTCCGATGACTTTCGAAGTGGACGGTCAGGAATATACGAACGAGCGTGCGATTGCTACGCAGCAGACCGGTTTTGTGATTGTTCCTCAGATGCGTAATTGGCTACCGGATGCCGTCGGTGGTATTCTTTGGTTCGGTGTGGATGATGCAGACATGGCTGTCTTTACGCCGATCTATTGTTCGGTGACAGCTTCTCCCGAATGTTATCGTGTCGGAAACGGTGATATGATGAATTTTTCTTGGACATCCGCTTTCTGGATTCATAACTGGGTGGCTAATATGGCGTATGGCAAATATAGTTATATGATTCAGGATATCCGTCTTGTTCAGCAGGAGTTGGAGAACAGCTATCAACAGACAATTCCGGCTGTCGATAAGGCTGCATCGGAACTGTATGCCAAGAATCCGGCGGAAGCGGTCAAGTTCCTGACCTGGTTTAGTTCTACTACTGCCGACCAGGCAACAGCCCGTTGGAAGAAATTAGGAGAATACTTGTTAGTCAAATATATGGATGGTAACGTGAAGAAGGAAGAAAACGGACATTTTAAGCAGAATGGTTACGGATTATCCGAATATCCGGATTTCCCTGGCTATGATGAAGACTATTATCGTAGCATTGTAAAAAGTGCAGGTGATAAATTAAAAGTAAAGTAA
- the nhaD gene encoding sodium:proton antiporter NhaD, whose protein sequence is MFILMPVIFVLGILAIALEDKIKINKAAIALFMAISLWMILMFDAYDIFVERSSPLFQEFLTQNPEMANAPLKDQFITFITNRSIVYHLGNVSETLFFVMCSMLIVDIVDKHGGFRAVTGYIRTANKRKLLWYISFAAFFFSALLDNLAAAIVIMAVLRKLVPDRTDRLKYACMVIIAANAGGSWSPIGDVTTILLWVGKNVTAMHQISHVFFPALINLLVPLTIANFWLFKKDATLRVMSEEEMADEYAPEIPNHSRRVIFVIGVLSLALVPVFQMVTDLPPFLGVLLGLVVLWFYTDIMYSKLHMHESNKLRISQLLPNIDLATIFFFLGILMAVGALETSGQLGLMSAFLDKHVHEPYLISFVIGVLSSCVDNVALVAATMGMYPIVPDAANLTPYAQFFVSDGGFWTFLAYCAVTGGSILIIGSATGVTVMGLEKIDFMYYTKRFSILALIGYCCGAGVYMLLFA, encoded by the coding sequence ATGTTTATTTTAATGCCTGTCATCTTTGTTTTAGGGATTCTTGCAATCGCGCTGGAAGATAAGATAAAGATAAATAAAGCTGCGATAGCTTTGTTTATGGCAATATCACTATGGATGATATTGATGTTTGACGCCTATGATATTTTTGTCGAACGCTCCAGTCCTTTGTTTCAGGAGTTTCTGACCCAAAACCCGGAAATGGCAAATGCTCCTCTGAAAGATCAGTTTATTACATTTATTACAAACCGTTCGATTGTTTATCATTTAGGGAATGTATCCGAAACGCTTTTCTTTGTCATGTGCTCCATGCTGATTGTCGATATCGTGGATAAGCATGGTGGTTTCCGGGCTGTTACCGGATATATCCGTACTGCCAATAAAAGGAAATTATTGTGGTATATAAGTTTTGCCGCTTTTTTCTTTTCTGCTTTGTTGGATAACTTGGCTGCTGCTATCGTGATTATGGCCGTGTTACGGAAACTGGTTCCGGACCGGACAGATCGTTTGAAATATGCTTGTATGGTGATTATTGCTGCGAATGCAGGTGGTTCATGGTCTCCGATTGGTGACGTGACGACCATTTTGCTTTGGGTGGGCAAGAACGTCACGGCTATGCACCAGATTTCGCATGTATTCTTTCCGGCATTGATAAACTTGCTTGTGCCTCTGACGATTGCTAATTTTTGGTTGTTTAAGAAAGATGCGACTTTACGTGTGATGAGCGAGGAAGAAATGGCAGACGAATATGCACCGGAAATACCGAATCATTCGCGTCGGGTGATCTTTGTGATTGGTGTACTTTCGTTGGCTTTGGTTCCGGTCTTTCAGATGGTGACAGACCTTCCACCTTTCTTAGGTGTTTTGTTGGGCTTGGTGGTCCTGTGGTTTTATACGGATATCATGTATAGCAAACTGCATATGCACGAATCTAATAAGTTACGTATTTCTCAGTTACTTCCGAACATCGACCTAGCGACGATCTTTTTCTTTTTGGGTATCCTGATGGCGGTAGGGGCTTTGGAAACCTCCGGCCAGTTAGGGTTGATGTCTGCTTTTCTGGATAAGCATGTACATGAACCTTATCTGATCAGCTTTGTGATCGGTGTTTTGTCTTCCTGTGTGGACAACGTAGCTTTGGTTGCGGCAACAATGGGTATGTATCCGATTGTACCGGATGCGGCCAATCTGACTCCTTATGCTCAGTTCTTTGTATCGGACGGAGGTTTCTGGACATTCCTTGCCTACTGTGCCGTGACTGGCGGTAGTATCTTGATTATCGGTTCTGCAACAGGTGTAACGGTAATGGGATTGGAAAAGATTGATTTTATGTATTATACCAAACGATTTTCAATTTTGGCGTTGATCGGCTATTGCTGCGGTGCCGGCGTATATATGTTATTATTTGCATAA
- a CDS encoding outer membrane beta-barrel protein, which translates to MKKLIVMLMLTLFSIGAYAQTQQGQSSFGFNLGYNFNDVGNATIGIDYRYCVTDAFRLTPSITHLVKNDGLSAWAIDMNAHYVFKLSEMFGFYPLAGLSLSFWKAGPWDATRFGANIGLGGEVYATDRISVGLEAKYNIIKDLDAAALAVRVGYNF; encoded by the coding sequence ATGAAAAAATTAATTGTTATGTTGATGTTGACGCTGTTTAGTATAGGTGCATATGCACAGACGCAGCAAGGTCAATCCTCGTTTGGCTTCAACTTGGGTTATAATTTTAATGATGTCGGCAATGCTACTATCGGCATCGATTATCGTTATTGTGTAACGGATGCGTTTCGTTTGACCCCGTCTATTACTCATTTAGTAAAGAATGATGGGTTAAGTGCATGGGCAATTGATATGAATGCTCATTATGTATTTAAATTGAGTGAGATGTTCGGTTTTTATCCGTTGGCAGGCTTAAGCCTTTCGTTTTGGAAAGCAGGTCCTTGGGATGCAACTCGTTTTGGAGCCAATATCGGCTTAGGAGGTGAAGTGTATGCGACAGATCGGATTTCTGTCGGCTTGGAAGCCAAGTATAATATCATAAAGGATTTGGATGCCGCAGCGTTGGCTGTCCGTGTCGGATATAATTTTTAA
- a CDS encoding HAD family hydrolase: MKQQFMKTAFFDFDGVVVDTEPIYDIYWNEAGKRYQTGIPNFASHIKGTTLPYILEKYFSDRSEEFKEKVIRESMEFEQQMPFPPVPGAMEFIHLLKSKDVKVGLVTSSDDAKLKRAFRLLKLDNLFDTVVSADRITKGKPDPMCYLLAASDLHVSPSDSLVFEDSFAGIQAGTNAGMRVIGLSTTNSEESLKDKVYQVIPDFQNITFEEYKQW; this comes from the coding sequence ATGAAACAACAGTTTATGAAGACTGCCTTTTTTGATTTCGACGGTGTGGTTGTAGACACAGAACCTATTTACGATATTTACTGGAATGAAGCAGGAAAACGCTATCAGACGGGAATCCCCAATTTCGCATCCCACATCAAAGGGACGACATTACCTTATATATTGGAGAAGTATTTTTCCGACCGATCTGAAGAATTTAAGGAAAAGGTAATCCGCGAATCAATGGAATTCGAACAGCAGATGCCTTTTCCACCGGTTCCGGGTGCGATGGAGTTTATCCATCTTCTGAAAAGTAAAGATGTAAAAGTCGGTTTGGTCACCAGCTCCGATGATGCCAAGCTAAAACGGGCTTTCCGCCTTTTGAAACTCGACAATCTGTTCGATACGGTCGTGAGTGCCGACCGGATCACAAAAGGGAAACCCGATCCAATGTGTTATTTGCTTGCCGCCTCCGACCTGCATGTATCACCTTCCGACAGTCTGGTATTTGAAGACTCTTTTGCCGGAATACAGGCCGGGACCAATGCGGGTATGCGGGTTATCGGACTTAGCACGACCAATTCCGAAGAGTCTTTAAAAGACAAAGTTTATCAGGTCATACCCGACTTCCAAAACATTACGTTCGAAGAATACAAACAGTGGTAG
- a CDS encoding ArnT family glycosyltransferase: MRTPTLQYLYLQKPITMVIVICIISVLPWIGLGDFSTKGEPREAAVAVSMLETGNWVLPQVYANEFAYKPPLAHWLMAAASLPQGYVSEFTSRLPSALAFIILIGFTLVFFGKRLRFQQAFIATLLLITCIEIHRAAMTTRVDMLLTTFIVIGLYQLYRWEDKLELKGVPIAIPALLGCAVLTKGPVGIILPLFVFGVYLLMLRKYSYLVIFKALLYAGISSIFLPLLWYVAAWKQGGDTFLNVMLAENFGRFFHLSTPDIHYNLGHENGVWYNFMTLAAGFVPWTIFFFFSLFGLKLHKPEKSVKEILASTWNNIRSMEKEKLFSLVALVCIIFFYSIPSSKRSVYLMPAYPFIAIFLAQYTLYITEYRTKVTRVFAAFMASITAVVMIAVALTMAGAIDPVKIASQYTSHQSTLEMVELVSNMFAYPCGLTICILIVLLAILATVYYQMFKKINIKILYATIALAFAINLLIDGVVMRGIRQGSSARPFAKQVQKEYPLDDMNMYVMNDLKTYANLYGLNFYLGNKFHNFGQEQPVSGFFFCTVKDLETVQKNYGDKYTFSLLTSTKNVIADVRQRIVLCSFLRNE, encoded by the coding sequence ATGCGCACACCTACTCTTCAATATCTTTATCTGCAAAAGCCGATAACGATGGTTATTGTCATTTGCATAATCTCAGTCCTTCCCTGGATCGGGCTGGGAGATTTTTCGACTAAGGGAGAACCTCGCGAAGCGGCGGTTGCCGTTTCCATGCTCGAAACCGGCAACTGGGTTTTGCCACAGGTCTATGCGAACGAATTTGCCTACAAACCACCGTTGGCGCATTGGCTGATGGCAGCCGCTTCCCTGCCGCAGGGATATGTTTCAGAGTTCACCTCCCGCCTGCCGTCTGCGTTGGCTTTTATTATACTGATCGGTTTCACACTGGTTTTCTTTGGCAAGCGGTTGCGGTTCCAGCAGGCATTCATCGCCACGCTATTGCTCATCACCTGTATCGAGATACACCGGGCTGCTATGACCACGCGTGTGGACATGCTGCTGACAACCTTTATAGTGATCGGGCTTTATCAGCTATACAGGTGGGAAGACAAACTGGAGTTAAAAGGGGTGCCGATCGCTATTCCGGCCTTATTGGGATGTGCCGTACTGACAAAAGGACCTGTAGGTATTATTCTGCCGCTATTTGTTTTCGGTGTCTATTTGCTGATGCTTCGTAAATACTCTTATTTAGTGATATTCAAAGCACTTCTTTATGCTGGTATTTCTTCGATATTCCTGCCTCTATTGTGGTATGTCGCTGCCTGGAAACAGGGAGGCGATACGTTCCTGAATGTAATGTTAGCAGAGAATTTCGGTCGTTTCTTCCACCTCAGCACGCCTGATATCCATTACAATTTAGGGCATGAAAACGGAGTCTGGTATAATTTCATGACACTGGCTGCGGGATTTGTTCCCTGGACGATCTTCTTCTTTTTCTCTTTATTCGGATTAAAACTGCACAAACCAGAAAAGTCGGTGAAAGAGATACTGGCTAGCACTTGGAATAATATTCGATCGATGGAAAAAGAGAAACTGTTCAGCTTAGTTGCATTGGTTTGTATAATTTTCTTCTATTCGATACCTTCCAGCAAACGAAGCGTATACTTGATGCCGGCATATCCGTTTATTGCTATTTTCTTGGCTCAATATACATTATACATTACGGAATACCGGACGAAGGTAACCCGAGTATTTGCCGCTTTCATGGCCTCCATTACTGCCGTCGTCATGATTGCTGTCGCTCTGACAATGGCCGGAGCAATCGATCCTGTCAAGATTGCGAGTCAGTACACAAGCCACCAATCGACACTGGAAATGGTCGAGTTGGTATCGAATATGTTCGCATATCCCTGCGGACTGACAATTTGCATCCTGATAGTCCTTTTGGCTATTCTGGCGACTGTCTATTATCAGATGTTCAAGAAGATCAACATCAAGATCCTGTATGCCACGATTGCATTGGCCTTTGCCATTAACTTATTGATCGACGGGGTTGTCATGCGCGGCATACGCCAGGGAAGCTCCGCCCGTCCGTTTGCCAAGCAGGTTCAGAAAGAATATCCGTTGGATGACATGAATATGTATGTAATGAATGATCTGAAGACATATGCTAATCTTTACGGGCTGAATTTCTATTTGGGCAACAAGTTCCATAATTTCGGGCAGGAACAGCCGGTAAGCGGCTTCTTTTTCTGTACCGTGAAAGACTTGGAAACTGTACAAAAAAATTATGGAGATAAGTACACATTCAGTCTACTTACCTCCACAAAGAATGTTATTGCCGACGTACGTCAAAGAATCGTACTATGCAGCTTCTTACGAAACGAATAA
- a CDS encoding Gfo/Idh/MocA family oxidoreductase, which yields MTTRRDFLKHSALGAAGLTIGGLGFSTESFANIMGANEKIRVGIVGFSDRARHSLIPAFMACADELGFEIVAISDIWKRRREEGVAFFQEKYGKKVKAFRNNEELYDAKMCDAVIVATSDFQHALHCIEAVKAGCDAYVEKPFAETMEDARAARKAVLESGKIVQIGSQRRSAPNYHAANDFIRSGKFGKITMVEMCWNVNQPGRWRRPALVAQCFERDTDWKRFLLNRPYEEWDPRKYLEYRLFWPYSSGIPGQWMSHQIDTVHWFTGCNHPNSVAANGGIYQWNDGRRSYDTMTAVFDYGKAGENFQVVYSSRMHNSAGGTKELYFSNGGTLNLDTNKVTSEGGLTKRFADEMGMQPNLLEEFKLPSIKVETGSNTGADPMTNLHMRNWMECVKSRKQPNAPVDAGYNHSIANIMCTASLRTGEKATFDEARQEVLAGGKVFKY from the coding sequence ATGACAACACGTAGAGATTTCCTTAAACACAGCGCCTTAGGTGCAGCAGGTCTGACTATTGGCGGACTGGGATTCAGTACAGAGAGTTTCGCTAACATAATGGGCGCAAACGAGAAGATTCGTGTGGGTATCGTCGGCTTTTCAGACCGTGCCCGCCATTCTTTGATTCCTGCTTTTATGGCCTGTGCCGATGAGTTAGGCTTTGAAATCGTCGCTATTTCCGACATTTGGAAACGGCGTAGAGAAGAAGGTGTTGCTTTCTTCCAGGAGAAATATGGAAAGAAAGTGAAAGCATTCCGTAACAACGAAGAACTGTATGACGCAAAAATGTGTGATGCCGTGATCGTTGCCACATCCGATTTCCAGCATGCTTTGCACTGTATCGAAGCGGTTAAAGCCGGATGCGATGCCTATGTAGAGAAACCTTTTGCTGAAACGATGGAAGATGCTCGTGCTGCCCGCAAAGCTGTGTTGGAAAGTGGAAAGATCGTGCAGATTGGTTCCCAACGCCGCTCGGCCCCAAACTATCATGCTGCCAACGACTTTATCCGTTCTGGTAAGTTTGGCAAGATCACGATGGTGGAAATGTGTTGGAACGTTAACCAGCCCGGACGCTGGCGTCGTCCGGCTTTGGTCGCACAATGTTTTGAGAGGGATACTGATTGGAAGCGTTTCCTGCTGAATCGCCCGTACGAAGAATGGGACCCGCGTAAGTATTTGGAATATCGCCTGTTCTGGCCGTATTCTTCCGGCATTCCCGGCCAGTGGATGTCACATCAGATCGATACGGTACACTGGTTTACTGGTTGCAACCACCCGAATAGTGTCGCAGCCAATGGTGGAATCTATCAATGGAATGACGGGCGCCGCAGTTATGATACGATGACGGCTGTGTTCGATTATGGAAAAGCAGGCGAGAATTTCCAGGTCGTATATTCTTCCCGTATGCATAACTCGGCAGGCGGAACAAAAGAATTGTACTTCTCCAATGGCGGTACGTTGAACCTGGATACAAATAAAGTGACATCGGAAGGTGGTTTGACCAAACGTTTCGCGGATGAAATGGGAATGCAACCGAACCTGTTGGAAGAATTCAAATTGCCTTCTATCAAGGTGGAAACGGGTTCCAATACAGGAGCCGATCCAATGACAAACCTGCATATGCGTAATTGGATGGAATGCGTGAAAAGCCGCAAGCAACCGAATGCTCCGGTAGATGCCGGCTATAATCATTCTATTGCCAACATCATGTGTACGGCTTCTCTTCGGACAGGAGAAAAAGCTACATTCGATGAAGCAAGACAGGAAGTGCTTGCCGGTGGCAAAGTCTTTAAATATTGA
- a CDS encoding 3-keto-disaccharide hydrolase — protein MKAYLKLAALSLTLLCGACQPNDGWQQLFNGKDFTGFKQLNGKAPYRVENGCMVGQTVDKEPNSFMATEQTYGDFILEFEVKCHPDLNSGVQFRSESKPDYNNGRVHGYQCEIDPSDRAWSGGLYDEARRGWLAPLTNNEAGRAAYKKDDWNKYRIEAIGNSIRIWLNGVNTSNVVDDMTPEGFIAFQVHGIFGKTENVGKEIWWRNIRIKTENLEAERMQGPLAPEVNCIPNTLTEAEKAAGWKLLFDGKTSNGWRGAGQETFPENGWKIENGELTVMKNGGPEGKRGGDILTVDEFGAFELSFEFKLTEGANSGMKYLIQESKKNKGFVIGPEYQVLDDKQHPDAKLYTTYPGSRTVSSLYDIIPAKNKRFNGVGQWNKGVIKVFPNKHVEHWMNGFKTVEYDWASDAFLEVVKGSKFAKKEYAEFGPFGTAEKGHILLQDHWDEVSFRNIKIRELK, from the coding sequence ATGAAAGCGTATTTGAAATTAGCAGCTTTGTCTCTGACTTTGCTGTGTGGTGCCTGCCAACCTAACGACGGATGGCAGCAATTGTTTAATGGTAAGGATTTTACTGGCTTCAAGCAGTTGAATGGTAAGGCTCCCTATCGTGTAGAGAATGGATGTATGGTCGGCCAGACTGTGGATAAAGAACCGAACAGTTTTATGGCAACAGAACAAACGTATGGTGATTTTATTCTGGAGTTTGAAGTGAAATGTCATCCAGACTTGAATTCCGGGGTGCAGTTTCGAAGCGAAAGTAAGCCGGATTACAATAATGGACGTGTGCATGGCTATCAGTGCGAAATTGACCCGTCCGACCGTGCTTGGAGTGGTGGGCTTTATGATGAGGCGCGACGCGGTTGGCTGGCTCCTTTAACGAATAACGAAGCTGGACGAGCCGCCTATAAGAAAGATGATTGGAACAAGTATCGAATTGAAGCTATCGGCAACAGTATCCGCATCTGGCTGAATGGTGTGAACACTTCGAATGTAGTAGATGATATGACACCGGAAGGTTTTATCGCTTTCCAGGTACATGGCATTTTCGGGAAAACGGAGAATGTCGGCAAGGAAATTTGGTGGCGTAATATCCGTATTAAGACGGAAAATCTGGAGGCAGAGCGTATGCAAGGCCCGTTAGCTCCGGAAGTGAACTGTATTCCGAATACGCTGACAGAAGCAGAAAAAGCGGCTGGTTGGAAACTGTTGTTTGACGGTAAGACTTCTAACGGATGGCGGGGTGCCGGACAGGAAACATTCCCTGAAAACGGATGGAAGATTGAAAATGGTGAATTGACTGTTATGAAGAATGGCGGTCCGGAAGGTAAAAGAGGTGGTGATATCCTGACAGTCGATGAGTTTGGCGCCTTCGAGCTGAGCTTTGAGTTCAAGTTGACGGAAGGTGCAAATAGCGGTATGAAATATCTGATTCAGGAAAGCAAGAAGAATAAAGGCTTTGTGATCGGTCCGGAATACCAGGTTCTGGATGACAAGCAACATCCGGATGCCAAACTGTACACGACTTATCCTGGTAGCCGTACGGTTTCCAGCTTGTACGATATTATCCCTGCGAAAAACAAACGCTTCAATGGTGTCGGACAGTGGAATAAGGGAGTTATCAAAGTATTCCCTAACAAACATGTCGAACATTGGATGAACGGCTTTAAGACCGTTGAGTATGATTGGGCTTCGGATGCATTCTTGGAAGTCGTGAAGGGAAGCAAATTCGCGAAGAAGGAATATGCCGAATTTGGACCTTTCGGTACTGCTGAAAAAGGTCATATCCTTTTGCAGGATCACTGGGACGAAGTTTCTTTCCGGAATATCAAGATTAGAGAACTTAAATAG